The Microbacterium sp. Root553 nucleotide sequence TCGTAGCCCTCGGACTGCGGGTCGCCGTGCGACCCGCCCGACAGGGCGTACTCCTCTTCCGGCGAGAGCACCAGGCGGTGCCGGAAGAACAGTCCGAATCCGAGCAGGATGATCGCGTAGACGATCGCGATCGCGATGATCGCGGGGCCGAAGGTCGGGTTGAGCAGGAATCCGACGAAGATCAGCGCGGCGATCACGAGGGCGATCACGGCACCCGGGATGCCCCACGGGCTGACATACGGGCGATCGACGTTCGGGAACTTCTTGCGCAGGATGATGAACGACACCAGCTGGAGTCCGTAGGCGACGACCGCGCCCCACACGGCGATGTTCAGCACGATCGCACCGGCCACCGTTCCGGCACCCTCCGAGTCGACAGCGGTGAGCACGTCGAGCACGATCAGGGCGACGAAGCCGATCGCTGCGCCGACGGTGAGCGCGACCCACGGGGTCTGGCGCTTACCGGTGAGCGAGAGGAAGCGCGGGTAGTACCCGGCCCGGGAGAGCGAGTACATGTTGCGCCCGTAGGCGAACATGATGCCCTGCAGCGATGCCAGCAGGCCGATCAGCGCGAAGAGCGCGAGCACGGCGGCGAGCTGATCGCCCACGATCGCGCGGAAGCCGTCGAGCAGGGGTTCGCCCGCCGTTCCGGTCGCCTCGGCGCCGATCACTCCGGTGTTGAGGAACAGCACCAGCAGTCCGGTGACGATGAGGGTGCCGCGGGCCCAGAATCCCGCCTTCGGGATGTCCCGGGTGGGGTTGTGCGACTCCTCCGCGGCGAGCGGCAGCTCCTCGATGCCGAGGAAGAACCACATCGCGAACGGCAGCGCGAACAGGATCGGCAGGACGCCGTGCGGGAGGAACGCGGTCTGGCCCTCGTCGGGGACGATGTCCCACAGGGCATCCCACGAGAACGCCCCCGAGAACAGGGCCATGGCGGAGAAGACGAGGATGATGCCGATCGAGATCACCGAGACGACGATCGCGAACCGGAAAGAGATCGCGGCGCCCGCGGAGTTCAGCGCGATGAAGACCACGTAGAGAATGAGGTACCAGACCCAGCCGGGGAGTTCGAGTCCCAGCAGCTCGCTGGTGATGCCGTTCGCATACGACGCCGAGAAGTAGACGATCACCGCCGTGGTGGCGACGTACTCGATGGTCTCGGCCGCACCGGTGACGAGGCCGCCCCAGGGGCCCATGGCCGAGCGGGCGAACGAGTAGGCGCCGCCGGTGTGCGGCATCGCCGCCGCCATCTCGCCGATCGCGAAGATCATTCCGTAGTACATCGCGACGAGGATGGCGAAGGCGATGAGCATCCCGCCGAAGCCCGCGAAGTCGATGCCGAAGTTCCACCCGGAGAAGTCTCCCGAGATCACGGCGGCGACGGCGAGTCCCCACAGCCCCCAGACGCCGGCGGAGCGCTTCAGGGTGCGCTTCTCGAAATAGTCGCTCCCGGCCCGTGTATAGGTCGCTCCGGCAACCTTGCGAGATTCACTGCTGTGCTCAGACATCCGCTCTCCGTTCGCATGCATGCAGGCGCCGGGTGCACCTTGCGGACGATTGTGACAGTCAATGGTGGTTTCGTCTACCTTTAGACCGAGAGTTGATCTACTCTGAGGGCGAAGCCGGTCGGCCGACCGCTTCACCGCACGAGAACGGAGCGTCAGATGTCGGGCAACCTGAGCATCGAACAGCTGGATGCCGGCATCGCCGCCGGCGAGATCGACACGGTGATCGTGGCCTTCGCTGACGCCCAGGGGCGACTGGTCGGCAAGCGGGTGTCGGCGCGGCTGTTCCAGGACGACATCCTGTCGCACGGTGCGGAGGCCTGCGACTACCTGCTCTCGGTCGATGTCGACATGAACACGGTCGACGGCTACGCGATGTCGGGCTGGGACCGCGGGTACGGCGACATGGTCCTCAAGCCCGACGTCGAGACGATGCGCGACATCCCTTGGCTGGCCGGCACGGCGCTGGTCATGGCCGACCTGGTCTGGCAGAACGGCGAGCCGGTCGGCCCTTCTCCCCGTGCGATCCTCGACCGCCAGCGCGACCGCCTCGCCGAGCGCGGCTGGACGGCGTACGCGGGCACCGAGCTGGAGTTCATCGTCTTCGACGACACCTATCGCGAGGCCTGGGCGCGCAGGTACGAGGGGCTGACTCCCGCGACCGACTACAACGTCGACTACAACCTGCTCGCCTCCACGCGCATGGAGCCCCTGCTGCGTGACATCCGCAACAGCATGGACGGGGCGGGGCTGTACTGCGAGGGGGTCAAGGGCGAGTGCAACTTCGGGCAGCAGGAGATCGCGTTCCGCTACGCGGAGGTGCGCGAGACCGCCGACCAGCACGCGATCTACAAGAACGGTGCGAAGGAGATCGCCGAGCAGCACGGCAAGGCGCTCACCTTCATGGCGAAGTTCAACGAGCGCGAAGGCAACAGCTGCCACATCCATCTGTCGCTGCGCGACGAGTCGGGTGCCCCGGTCATGGCCGGCGACGGCGAGCACGGGTTCAGCCCGGTCATGGAGCACTGGATCGCCGGCATCCTGGCCACGCTCCGCGAGTTCACGCTGTTGTTCGCCCCGAACATCAACTCCTACAAGCGTTTCGCCAAGGGCAGCTTCGCCCCGACGGGCGTGGCATGGGGCATCGACAACCGCACCTGCGCGCTGCGCGTGGTCGGCTCCGGCTCGGGACTCCGGGTCGAGAACCGCGTGCCGGGCGGAGACGTGAACCCCTACCTCGCCATCTCGGCGATCATCGCAGGCGGGCTGCACGGCATCGAGAATGAGCTGCCCCTGCCGGAGCGGTTCACCGGCAACGCCTACGAGGATGCGGTCGACCACCTGCCCACGACGTTACGCGAAGCCGCGAGGCTGTTCAGCGAGTCGACGATCGCACGGCAGGCGTTCGGCGACGATGTCGTCGAGCACTACCTGAACCAGGCGCGCATCGAGGTCGAGGCCTACGACGCGGCCGTCACCGACTGGGAGCGCATCCGTGGCTTCGAGCGCCTCTGACCCCGGGCCGCTGATCGGCGTCACCACCTATCTGGAGAGGGCGCAGCAGGGGGTGTGGGATGTGCGGGCGGCGTTCCTCCCCGAGCAGTACCTCACGAGCGTGACCTCCTCCGGTGGCATCGCTCTTCTCCTCCCTCCGCAGGATCCGGATGCCGCGGACGCGGCGATCTCCGGCATGGACGGTCTCGTGCTCTCCGGCGGAGCGGACGTCGCCCCCGAGCTGTACGGGGAGGACCGGCATCCGCTCACCGACCCCGCCCGCGTCGACCGCGACGCGTGGGAGCTCGCGCTGTTCCGCGCCGCGGAGCGGCGGGGCATCCCGGTGCTGGCGATCTGCCGCGGCCTGCAGCTCGTGAACGTCGCGCGAGGCGGCAGTCTCCAGCAGCACCTGCCCGAATCGCTCGGTACCGAGAAGTACCGCATCGGCGGCGGCGTCTTCGCCGAGAACGACGTGAGGGTCTCGAACGAGACGCCATTCGCAGAGATCATCGGCGAGACCGAGATGCGCGTGCACAGCTACCACCACCAGGGAGTGGACCGTCTCGGCGACGGGCTCGTGGCGGCCGCGCACTCCGACGACGGACTCGTGCAGGCGTTCGTCGACACGTCGGCCGGACACATCGTCGGCGTCCAATGGCACCCGGAGGAGAACGCCGAGGACCGACGTCTCTTCACCGATCTCGTCTCACAGGCCCGTGCGTTCGCCGCACGGCGGAAGGAGGACGCCCGATGAGCGCGTTCACAGTCATCAACCCCTCGACCGGAACGGCGATCCGCGACGTCGCGCGCGCCGACATCGGCCAGACGGATGCCGCCATCGCCCGAGCCGTCGCGGCGCAGCGCCGGTGGGCGGCGCTCGCCCCGGTCGCCCGCGCCGACGCGCTGCGAGCGTTCGCGCGCACGGTCGAGGGGGCAGCCGAGGAGCTCGCACAGCTCGAGGTGCTGAACTCCGGGCACCCGATCGGCTCCGCGCGCTGGGAGGCGGGTCACGTCGCCCAGGTGCTCAACTACTATTCCGCCGACCCCGAGCGTCTCTCGGGGCGGCAGATCCCGGTGGCCGGCGGGCTCGACGTCACCTTCCACGACCCGTACGGCGTGGTCGGGGTCATCGTTCCGTGGAACTTCCCCATGACGATCGCCGCGTGGGCGTTCGCGCCCGCGCTCGCCGCGGGCAACGCCGTGGTGCTCAAGCCCGCAGAGCTCACGCCGCTGACCGCGATCCGGCTCGGAGAGCTCGCCCTCGAAGCGGGCCTGCCCGAGGGGCTGTTCGAGGTCGTCACCGGTTCGGGGTCGGTCGTCGGACAGCGGCTCGTCGAGCACCCCCATGTCCGCAAGGTCGTGTTCACCGGGTCGACCGAGGTCGGCATCGAGGTCGCCGCCGGGTGCGCGCGGGCGCTCAAGCCGGTGACTCTCGAGCTCGGTGGCAAGAGCGCGAACATCGTGTTCGACGACGCCGACCTCGAGAGGGCGGCTGCGGCCGTGCCGGGTTCGGTGTTCGACAACGCGGGCCAGGACTGCTGTGCCCGCAGCCGGCTGCTCGTGCAGCGTTCGGTGTACGACCGGTTCCTCGAGCTGCTCGAACCGGCGGTCGCCGCCTGGCGGGTCGGCGACCCGTCGAGCAGCGACACCGACATGGGGCCGCTCATCTCGGCCGCGCATCGCGACACTGTGGCGGGATTCCTCGACGGCGCGGACATCGCCTTCCGCGGCAGCGCACCCGAGGGCGACGGCTTCTGGTTCGCCCCGGCCGTGGTGCTCGCCGATCCGGACGACCGGATCGCCCAGCAGGAGGTCTTCGGGCCCGTGGTCGCCGTGATGCCGTTCGACGACGAGGCCGACGCGATCCGGCTCGCCAACGACACCGTCTACGGTCTCGCGGGCTCACTCTGGACCGAGAACCTGGGCCGCGGGGTGCGGGTGTCTCGCGCGGTGCAGAGCGGCGTGCTCTCGGTCAACTCGCACTCCTCGGTGCGGTACGCGACGCCGTTCGGCGGCATGAAGGCCTCGGGCCTCGGGCGAGAGCTCGGACCGGACGCCGCCGAGCACTTCACCGAGACCAAGAACGTCTTCTTCGCGACCGACGACTGATCACGCACACAGATTTCCGCATCCCCACCCTGCATCGGAGAAACACATGAGCATCGATCTGACCCAGCGACTCAAGGACCGCGTCGCCATCATCACGGGAGGGGCGAGCGGGATCGGCTTCGCCACCGCCCAGCGCTTCGCAGCCGAGGGGGCGTTCGTCGTCATCGCCGACGTCGATCCCGCCACGGGAGAAGCGGCCGCAGCAGACGTGGGCGGCGTGTTCCGCCCGGTCGACGTCGCCGACGAGGAGAAGGTGAACACGCTGTTCGACGGCGTGGCCGCCGAGTTCGGCCGCATCGACATCGCGTTCAACAACGCGGGGATCTCGCCGGCGGAAGACGACTCGATCGAGACGACCGAGCTGCCGGCCTGGGACCGGGTGCAGGACGTCAACCTCAAGAGCGTGTACCTCTGCAGCCGGGCGGCACTCCGCCACATGGTGCCTGCGGGCCGAGGGTCGATCATCAACACGGCCTCGTTCGTCGCCCTGCTCGGATCGGCCACCTCGCAGATC carries:
- a CDS encoding amino acid permease, encoding MSEHSSESRKVAGATYTRAGSDYFEKRTLKRSAGVWGLWGLAVAAVISGDFSGWNFGIDFAGFGGMLIAFAILVAMYYGMIFAIGEMAAAMPHTGGAYSFARSAMGPWGGLVTGAAETIEYVATTAVIVYFSASYANGITSELLGLELPGWVWYLILYVVFIALNSAGAAISFRFAIVVSVISIGIILVFSAMALFSGAFSWDALWDIVPDEGQTAFLPHGVLPILFALPFAMWFFLGIEELPLAAEESHNPTRDIPKAGFWARGTLIVTGLLVLFLNTGVIGAEATGTAGEPLLDGFRAIVGDQLAAVLALFALIGLLASLQGIMFAYGRNMYSLSRAGYYPRFLSLTGKRQTPWVALTVGAAIGFVALIVLDVLTAVDSEGAGTVAGAIVLNIAVWGAVVAYGLQLVSFIILRKKFPNVDRPYVSPWGIPGAVIALVIAALIFVGFLLNPTFGPAIIAIAIVYAIILLGFGLFFRHRLVLSPEEEYALSGGSHGDPQSEGYDAMEGEVFDGRT
- a CDS encoding glutamine synthetase family protein encodes the protein MSGNLSIEQLDAGIAAGEIDTVIVAFADAQGRLVGKRVSARLFQDDILSHGAEACDYLLSVDVDMNTVDGYAMSGWDRGYGDMVLKPDVETMRDIPWLAGTALVMADLVWQNGEPVGPSPRAILDRQRDRLAERGWTAYAGTELEFIVFDDTYREAWARRYEGLTPATDYNVDYNLLASTRMEPLLRDIRNSMDGAGLYCEGVKGECNFGQQEIAFRYAEVRETADQHAIYKNGAKEIAEQHGKALTFMAKFNEREGNSCHIHLSLRDESGAPVMAGDGEHGFSPVMEHWIAGILATLREFTLLFAPNINSYKRFAKGSFAPTGVAWGIDNRTCALRVVGSGSGLRVENRVPGGDVNPYLAISAIIAGGLHGIENELPLPERFTGNAYEDAVDHLPTTLREAARLFSESTIARQAFGDDVVEHYLNQARIEVEAYDAAVTDWERIRGFERL
- a CDS encoding gamma-glutamyl-gamma-aminobutyrate hydrolase family protein gives rise to the protein MASSASDPGPLIGVTTYLERAQQGVWDVRAAFLPEQYLTSVTSSGGIALLLPPQDPDAADAAISGMDGLVLSGGADVAPELYGEDRHPLTDPARVDRDAWELALFRAAERRGIPVLAICRGLQLVNVARGGSLQQHLPESLGTEKYRIGGGVFAENDVRVSNETPFAEIIGETEMRVHSYHHQGVDRLGDGLVAAAHSDDGLVQAFVDTSAGHIVGVQWHPEENAEDRRLFTDLVSQARAFAARRKEDAR
- a CDS encoding aldehyde dehydrogenase family protein, translated to MSAFTVINPSTGTAIRDVARADIGQTDAAIARAVAAQRRWAALAPVARADALRAFARTVEGAAEELAQLEVLNSGHPIGSARWEAGHVAQVLNYYSADPERLSGRQIPVAGGLDVTFHDPYGVVGVIVPWNFPMTIAAWAFAPALAAGNAVVLKPAELTPLTAIRLGELALEAGLPEGLFEVVTGSGSVVGQRLVEHPHVRKVVFTGSTEVGIEVAAGCARALKPVTLELGGKSANIVFDDADLERAAAAVPGSVFDNAGQDCCARSRLLVQRSVYDRFLELLEPAVAAWRVGDPSSSDTDMGPLISAAHRDTVAGFLDGADIAFRGSAPEGDGFWFAPAVVLADPDDRIAQQEVFGPVVAVMPFDDEADAIRLANDTVYGLAGSLWTENLGRGVRVSRAVQSGVLSVNSHSSVRYATPFGGMKASGLGRELGPDAAEHFTETKNVFFATDD
- a CDS encoding 3-oxoacyl-ACP reductase, which codes for MSIDLTQRLKDRVAIITGGASGIGFATAQRFAAEGAFVVIADVDPATGEAAAADVGGVFRPVDVADEEKVNTLFDGVAAEFGRIDIAFNNAGISPAEDDSIETTELPAWDRVQDVNLKSVYLCSRAALRHMVPAGRGSIINTASFVALLGSATSQISYTASKGGVLAMSRELGVQFARQGVRVNALCPGPVNTPLLQELFAKDPERAQRRLVHVPMGRFAEPSELAAAVAFLASDDSSFITASAFVVDGGITNAYVTPL